From the genome of Rhododendron vialii isolate Sample 1 chromosome 10a, ASM3025357v1:
TTTGACCTCACTGGTGGTGGGGGGAGACCCCacaatctctctcctctcttctctctgtttTCCCACACTATAATCTGAATACACTTACATATACTAATACTAATACATAGTTACAATCCAACACAGCCACACATTTGCATCTAACATCCAACGCCCTCTTCAATTCCAGACATCACACACCTCTCCACTCTCGTGTTGTCTGTCAACACATGGAGGACCCCACAACAAGTTTACCATTCCTAACAGTAGACATATTCTAAGTAAATTAGTAGAGGTGCGCGTAGAacacctaagttatcaaaaataaatgtaTGTATTAGTATAGGAGAGAGATCGAACCGTGCTAGTGATATCATAGACGATGATAGCAGCAGCTGCACCTCTGTAGTACATCGGTGCCAAGCTGTGGTACCTCTCTTGGCCGGCAGTGTCCCAGATCTCGAACTTCAACGTCTCGTCGCCCACCGCCAGCGTTTGCGAGAAGAACGCCGCTCCGATCGTCGattcctaccaccaccaccaccacaatcacaatcacaaatcacaaatcacaaaCCACAAATCACTAATCCCTAACCAACCTCGTCAACTACAATAAAATTACAACTCTGGAAACATTAGCAAAACCAAGAAAGAGAGATTGTGCACCTGGAATTCGAAGAATTGACCTTTGACGAAGCGCAGGACGAGGCTCGATTTTCCGGCTCCCATGTCGCCGAGTAATACCTTGGAGTTAGATTATGAATCGTCATAGGAAATTGAAGGTAACAGAATTATGGAGATAAAAATTGAAGGTAGATATTGAACTCACGAGTTTTGCATTGCGAGTGTTCTGACCCATCGTTGCCATGATTCTCGACTGATTTTGAGGTCTTTCGTGAgcttcgagagagagagagacagaggttTCAGCTTGCAGGCGCAACGTGCCCAAGGAAGAAAGGCATAGTATTCACTGCGTCCCAATTTCTTTGTCTATTTTCAATGTTTATGTCAGTTAATTGCTTATAttaaatattttagagtttttttccttgtatattttctcaaaaaaattgggtaaaaaccataatttatttttttttttattcctctcgtcgaaCCAATAGTACATAAaggtttgatgcaaaactagcaaacgcgaaaaaaacaattgaactagtacaaaacaaaacaaaaatgtagtTTACAACTTGTAATTTAGCGAAAACGGAGCCTAGACTCATAATACTATTTAAGAGAAGATTTACATTTTAATATGTTCCTAGCATTTTTGATCTTCCAATATAGATCttcaaaaatatgaaatatgtaATTTGTTTAATAGTTCTTGATTGATTCTATaataaaaagattttaaaactatataaaaattattactatattaaaagatgtaaataattaaaaatagcatgaacattgaaaatgaaaaaacaaaatagaatgGAGGCAGCAGCTAAAGTTTGCCAACCATTGAAGAAGACAAGTCGGTGAGTTGGATGGTGGCTTACGGATAAGAGAAGTGGACAAGCAAACAACGCTAACACATACGTCCGTGCATAGATCAGAATAATGTGTCTAAGatggagaagtttttcagtgccggcggcacgggccacgtggtgcAGAGCACGATCTCGGCCATTCAAACGTGTTTTAGACGGTCCAAATTTGCttggataattttttagtgtaaaattaccaaaataccttCTCAAGCCCAAACAAATTTGGGCTGTCTAAAACACGTTTGAACGGCCGAGATGcatgctcggcaccacgtggcccgtgcccactccgctttgaaaaatttctcgtctaagagagagagagagagtgtgagtgagtgagtttttgtttttctattagTACTTGCACAACAACTAGTAATTAGTATtattgtaagaaaaaaaattggatgtaTAAATACATTTTCAAATGGTTTCCATCTTTAAATAGAATGATCTAAATTGTGTTTCCATTTTCAAATGGTTTCCATCGTTGCTGAATGATCTAAATTGTGTtttattaactaaaataagtactttttttttaacagtccggatctcctaagggattccgtacgggcttaccgtgcaggactcccctttcccgatcgaattacgacgatccgatccgctcaaagtgatcagaacgtgatttttagggtacccgtgagaaatcagcaaaaaaaatgatcgggaaaggcttcatccgaacagttttttattgaacggttcagtaaaaaactgttcggatcaagtccttcccgatcattttttttgccgatttcttgcgggtacccttaaaatcacgttctgcacattttgagcggctcagatcgtcgcaattcaatcgggaaaagggagtcccgcacggtaagcccgtgcgggatccctcattggatcccgagtgttttttttaataagtgtttatattttgaattaaagataataTATTGTGAGAAAGTGACCTGtatcataaaacaaaaaaataagtacttaaaaaataagaaccttaacatAACAAGGTTGTGTCGGTTAATGTACGGGAATTCATAatcctttttacttttttaatgtcccaaaaactgtttttttttttttgcaaaagtgAAGGAAGAACGAGATAGTTTAGGAAATTGTGGAGTTAAGTTTTACTATTAGATATTTTAGTGTTGTGCCCATTCGATAAACGAGACCGAAAAAACACCAATATGATTATTTTGGCCTGCAATGCATCGAACAGGAACAACGCTAatgacaaagaaaagaaagggccAGGAGAAAATTGAAATCGTTTTTCTCTCCTGCCGAACACCGCCGTCCAAATTAGTCTGAAAAGGGTTCTTTATTGTCTTCAACAGGCCAACGTACCTGTTAATGGGGTCTTCAAATGGATCTGTTAAACagcaaaatccaaaaagaatggttttccaaacaaatttgatcaaactctttttaagctaaaaaaaatactccacaaGACATCCATTGATTTGGAACAAACACTAATCTTTTGCTTAAACGAGAATGAGAAGACATTTCACATCCTTGAGATTTGGAGGGGAACTGTGGCTTCAAGATCCTCATCCCTCCCAGAAAAGAGCCGGATCATCTTGAAGTTGCCGAGTCTCTCCAAGAGATACCTTCGGCAATTTTCGGCCGCCATAATTCCAGACGAGTAGGCCCCATGGACAGAACCCTGGTTCTCCATGCTAACTGCTTCACCAGCGAAGAAAAGATTACCCAATGGCAAACGAAGCTTATCGTACAAATCTTCAGGCTTCCCAACCGCATCGTACGAATAACACCCAAGCGAGTTGGGATCCGTTCCCCAACGCGATACAAGATGTTGAACCTGCATGTGGGAGCCAAGCAAGTAGTAGTTAGGAACTACTTCACATTTAGTTGCAGGTGGCAAATCTGCTCCCGGACTTATTAAAGGGAGAGCTTCTGTACCTCCCTCTCCAAGAGATAGGATTCTGTATCTGAATCTTAACGAAAGTTCCTTAGAGCATTTACACATGGAGTGCTAGTTAGTGATATATTCAAATTGCAAAATATGCCTGCTTCTAGGTGATGTCTACATAAACATGTCCGACACAGATCTCAAAACGTTATCCAAGTGTGTGACATGGGTACTTTATAGTTTATACATCTGGAGGAATCACAGCTCCCAATCTTTGCATCTCGTATGTATGTGCCCTCCCTCACCCAGCCCCACCCACTACCATTCGCACTTCATGCAACTTTGCATCaacacaacttttttttttttataagtaactTTGCATCAACACAACCAATCTTGGGCAGAAGAACTAAGGATAATGTCCATGAATTCATGCAATTTACATATCCAAAGCAGCCAAAATTCGCATAAACATCGTTGAGTAGAGGGACTGCAAGTACCAGaatagaaaaatcaaagaacttACTGGCTCAGTAGCTTGGGGGAACATTTTCCTGAGCTGCAGCATCACGAAATTAACAGCAGCCTCATCAGATAGCTTCTCAAGGTCATAAGCAAATCTTCCAGCAGCCATATAGACTAGAACAGGATGGCCTGTTGCCTTGTGGAGATTGAGAAAATAGCCACAGGCATAAGAAGTGGGTGCGGCAATACCTAAATATTCCACAGTTGGCCAAAATACGTCATTGAAGCGCAAGGCGACCTTGTTCTCATTGCCCATACCAAGATCTGAAATTGCAGAAAGCTTCCACGCAGGCAGTTTAGGCTCGAAATCAATTAATTTAGCTTTAAGGATCCCAAGGGGTAAAGTTGAAATGACAGCATCTGCAATGAAGTGCCTTCCATCCTCGACCGTGACCATAGCTTTACTACGGCCATAGGATATTTTCGTGATTCTGAAAACATATTAATACAATATAATTTTAGTTCTTATGTAACCTGacaaaatacatgaaaattattttttcatccaCATAATTCCGGAATaattatctttattcaaattttacaCGCGTAGAATATTTTTTCACTAACCTAACAAAATCTGTGAAGTTTTAAATTTTGGCACCCCCATAAAGTTGTAGTAATTAGGTTTGTTCATTTGCTTTTACTTCTGTAAAATTGGTGCATTTGTCTTGCATAATCTAGAAAATACTCCAGCTATGTTTTAAAAAACACAATGCAGCTCTCATTAAGGTCTTTGGCATATTTATGAATAACCTTTTCCAAATTAGAGCAGCTACAGGTAGGAATTGTTTAACCCATCTGAGTGGGttaggagagagagggtaagGCATTTTGAAGAAAGTTGCACACAAATACGTATAACTTTGCATGTGCGTAAGATAACCCTGcctattgttttcatttttgcaGTAACTGACCACTGAAGACGTCAACCGTGACTGCCAATCGAAATTATTTGTACTGTATTATCTTGAAGTCTTGTTACCTATCTGATAATTTTTCCTATCATGAGGACACACATAGTTTGATCGTTTGCAAAATCGGGTATGTTAAAGCACTTGTAAAAATGAAACCAGAAAACCATCTACCATTCATAAATTATGCAAACCTACCGGTGATTTAAGCGAATGTCAATGTCCTTCGCGAGGGCCTTAATTACAGGGTGATAACCTTGCACCATTAGTCCATGACCACCAGAAAGAACGTGTTCCTGCAAATCCAGTAGTAATCCTCTACTGAGTACGCAATCTATGCAGTGTACCAGTGACTTATTGTAATAATACAGAGATTTAACTTCCATCTAATTCATGCAAAAGCATCTACTTATATGCATGCTTCGAAAAAACTGCTTTCTAAATCCTTCCCTTCAAGTACTACACATACTATTGCACTAAAACTATCTATCTACTGTAGAAAAGAAAGCCCAGATGGATGATTGAAAGTTTGAATATGcataataagacattttatatcTACTAGAATGTGGTGAATTCGGTGGGAAAATACATCTTTAATAAAATTCAGGAGCAATAAGGGCTTAAGATTAGCAGCACATTAAATAGCAAATCAAATGTATTGTCATAGCATGACGCACAAGGGACTGCGTAAGCTATCCATATAACTTGAACTACCATTAACTGAGTTCCTTTTAAACAAAAGCAGAAGACAATCAGCCTATAAACTATATTGATCCAACAGTCTAACTTGCCTGATCCCAGGTTTTCAACGAGATCATATCCGCATCTACAGCAAACCATGCTTCCATTCTACATATGTACCATTGTAAAACTTTGTGGGCGAGTCCTTCTTGTCTACAAAAGGAACAAATTGTATTGACGACCAATAAATCCAATAGCACCACAAGTATCAACCGTGCTCATCCTATGCTTTAATATTTCTTATACCTTAATTCCGGATGCCTGTCCAACACAATCGACATTGCTTGAAGAACGGACATGTCATCCGGGTGTTCATCCCTCACTTTCTCCGTCTAAAGATGTCAACAGACCAATAAGTAACTTGTCAAGTGCAATTGACCAGAGTAGAGTAGTACAAATTTTCAACAGTCAAAAGCTTACCTCTTTCAGAATTCTCACGAACACATCCCCGACTTCAATTACCATCTGTTGAGGAACTTGACCCCCATCCATATCAAAAAGTGCATAGCTGAAACAACCAAATAGATCCTTAATATTGTAGTTCTATCTAAAGACACAAGGAAGTGCAATAACATTAGGGAACGTGGGAAACAGTAGAGATCCGTAGAGCTGACACACGGTGTTGTATCGCTCAGCTACTTCACAGACAGATGATAGCTTCGATTCCAGCAGATACGACGTTCAGGCCAATCCTTTTTTCAGGTAATATCCACATTAAGAAAGTTATGCAGAATTAATTAACCTAGCTTTGAAGCTTTTTAGCACCAGCACAGAAAATACAGAACAGCAATGACCAAATAGAAAATATAAGGCTAGCATTTCGAACAAGCAATCAATTGATGAAGGTCAGGGGCCTGAACTGCAAAACAATGCAAAGGGAGGGAACTACGAAGAAATTTTTAACTGCATGGTTGAACTATAACTACGACCTTTTAGCTTATAGAAATAAGGCGTCTCACCTGATGCTTGATCTAATTAATGTGAAATACACTTTAGAAGGGAACAGATAACAGTCTGCAAATTACCTTTGCAAGTCATGATCATACAAAACAGAGTTGTCACCACTAGTACGATATAATGTAAGCCCCAACGAACGTATCAGAGGAGCCAAAGGATTTTCGTTGCAAACACCATGTAACCTGAATAAGGCACGATGGAAAGGTAATAAGCAAAACCGTGAAGGCATGAAAAGGCAATTGTTACTTGCATCATGACAATCATAAAGGCATCCCTCCATGCACAGATACAAAAGTGTAAGACGTGCAGTTAGCCGTAATGCTAATGTTAACTGGCAAAATCATGTCAacttgccaatcaaaaaaaaattcatgtcaACTCGTATAGAAAGACTAATTCGGCAACAGAATTTGCAAACATGGGAAACTATGCAGAAATTTTTCACAAAAACGAGAAAAAAAGAATCTTCAAAGCATTAGTAGTAGAAAATCCAACAAACTCCAAGCTTGAAAGGTTAATTAGTTCAACAAGAGTGCCCATAAAATTACAGGAACCATAAAGAACTTGGAACTGCTTTtataatttattatttatgaaaatcttatgaaaaaaatcactGAAATGAAGTTgttgaaacaaattttttacttcaaaCCACAAAACTTGGTTTACAACTTAGATCTTTGAAAGTGCAGTTGGTCTAACAAACTTTTTACTTCAAATTCTAAATCAACAAATCATGCTTtggacgaaaaaaaaaaaaaccaaacaaaacaggaCATCCAATGACATCAAAACAATCCATGCATAGAAGTCTTGCTCATCTGTAtaagaaaagagaaatattAAGTATAAGCTTGCCATGAGGCTCCCATATCTACTGGACAACCAAATGAGTAGTCAGTGTGGATACGGCCACCAATTCTATCCCGCGACTCCAACAGCAGTACCTGAAGAGAATCATAGCAGTAAGTCCATGACATTAGCAGATCAATTTTTTTGCCCCCTCTgtaccaaaagaaataattCCACAAAGAAAACGAgcatctacctaataaaacacaagagtgtggggaccacacaaacacaagttgaaagaagggctgagattcatttgatccaagggctaATGTGTGCTCTCTAATTCTCTTAAGAAAACatccacactcttacaaatatattacaaaaatgccatcaaagggtgggtagtgccgtaggcacaggCAAGCACTAGTAGTTTTATAGGGTGGGAATTATTTTACATTGTTCTATTCCACATTCAGTGTTGACTTCTTAGAAGATTAGAAATTAGAAACTTCCAAGCAACATTTTTAACAGAGGTTTAGCAGGGAATTCATAGACAGATAGACTTTTGAATATTGGCCATGGATATAGCAACTTGGGGCATACACATGGCAAATGGGGGCTAGTACTTTGATACACATGTAGTAAGTAGTAAGCTCATTATTAGGAATTAGAATAGACTTCAAGGTTGAAAAAATAACCACCTTAATAGAAGCATTGTGGAGGATATGTGCAGCAGAAATACCAGAAATACCAGCTCCAATCACAATGACTGAAGGAGGTGAACCATGTTGCCTCTCCATGTGTGAGGCAAATGTGCCTAGTTAACAAACAGAAATATATCAGCAAGGTAAATGGAAGTCCATATGGGAACAAATTGGACACaataaccaataaaaaaaacccactaCTCCTGCTAGAGAGACACCGGGACATGTCAACTGAGAACGTCACTAgcgaaaaagtaaaagattGCAAGTCATGACCACTTGAACTATTGCAACCAATGAGAATTATTCGATTGGTTTCAGAGTAATATGCACTTAGCTAAACCCAACTCATTGCCTTAGCCCCATCCAAGATAAATCTGATCTTTGTAACTGAATTCAATTAACTGCAACTTAGGATCCTAAGAGCCTAGAAAGTTGTTTTAAGGTCCATCCAGATATCACCAAATATCTTTAACATGATCATTACGAATTGCTAGTCCTTAAATGGTCGAACCACTTAATTGTTTCAAAATAGCAAGCTCAAAATACATGAAAGATGTTAgactcatgagtcatgacttGTTAGCATAACTAAAAGCTCCCATTACCACACGCCATTTCTCAGCGCAAATGCATCAAGCCCttggttgaaagttgaaaccaaCAATTAAGCTTCCAATACCATGATACATGAACTAACTAAACTTTTACTATAAGTAAACTTTTACTATAAGTTTGTAGGAATGGCAGAAGttttaaccactttttttttctgtacAGTTTAGCAACAAATTTCTCGACATAAGCATGTTTTGCGTACTGGTTACACCAACATGTAtctcctttgttttcttttttctgttctcATTTTGAGGAAACACAACAAAGCTGTTAGgcacaatgttctaaaaatcgcaaGGTGCTAGTCAAAAGGAAGAGAGGCACCTAGTGCCAAGGTGCTGACTAGTCAGCCGCCTAATCTAGGCATTGGACCACTGCCTAGCGCCGAGGTGAGGACTAGTCAACCTAGGAGGCCgttttttagaacattggttaGGCACTTAGGCAATAAATTTCCAATCTAGTTTTGGGGagatttctttctctcttttttttctatctcCCCCGAAAAGTAATACTATATCAAAACTGTGTTTGTTGTTGTTTCCAAAACCATCACTCTCAAAATTGTCATGTAAAACTGCTTTTCAAAATGGGACCCGAACCAATTCGTTTGCTATCTAATTTATCCCACCGTCAAAGCTAATCAACAGTTACCATAATGCAACTTCATCACAGtgtgaactaattttttaaggggataaatttgtttgtccacttaacactttttcatgcttcaaaaTATCTGATacatttgattttttaacgAATCAAATTCCCTTTTTTGCCCTCACAATCTTTTACCATAaagtaacttttcaaaaaagtaaaagggTAAATTCGTAAAGGTTAGAAAGTTGAATAAGCCAGCGGTTATCTCCTGATTCTCCCAAGGGAGACCAGGGTTCAAGCCTCGTTAGAGGTGTTTGGGGTTCGGACAACTTCTCGACTATTGTGGACTAACTAACTAACTCCCGCTAAccatgtatacaatattgacacacacaccaaaaaaaaattaggtgcaATCATTGTTCCCTAGAAAGATTGTGCCTTGTTTGGAtaatgatttgaaaaaaatttcccaaactcaaaaaatacttattactcctactttcaatcattactcacacctatctccaatcattattctcatttctctctttatctatttccaatcattacccctacttccaatcattactcttatttctcccACCACTCATAACctacaaaaattttcaaaattttctcaaaaacttATCCAAACACGGCATGAGAATTCTCCAAATTAGATAAACTTGTTTGCCCATGTTCCAAAATATTCGTctaattggcttttgattaatcaaattcCCTTTTGCTattgtatttatataataaagTAATTTTCCGAAAAAGTTAAAGGGGTAAAGTTAGAGTAGTTGAATAGGTGCCATCATTGTTCCCTAATAAAATTgaattctcaaaatttgacctattattattattttatattagtGTAATACAACAGACATTACCTAAACTAATACTCCAATCATACCACTCATAAAGCAATAATTAAACATGAAAATCCCAAATTCAACCTTAATAAATGCATCGAAATTGAATCTAACCGT
Proteins encoded in this window:
- the LOC131302706 gene encoding probable polyamine oxidase 4 isoform X3, producing the protein MLLLRLHGVCNENPLAPLIRSLGLTLYRTSGDNSVLYDHDLQSYALFDMDGGQVPQQMVIEVGDVFVRILKETEKVRDEHPDDMSVLQAMSIVLDRHPELRQEGLAHKVLQWYICRMEAWFAVDADMISLKTWDQEHVLSGGHGLMVQGYHPVIKALAKDIDIRLNHRITKISYGRSKAMVTVEDGRHFIADAVISTLPLGILKAKLIDFEPKLPAWKLSAISDLGMGNENKVALRFNDVFWPTVEYLGIAAPTSYACGYFLNLHKATGHPVLVYMAAGRFAYDLEKLSDEAAVNFVMLQLRKMFPQATEPVQHLVSRWGTDPNSLGCYSYDAVGKPEDLYDKLRLPLGNLFFAGEAVSMENQGSVHGAYSSGIMAAENCRRYLLERLGNFKMIRLFSGRDEDLEATVPLQISRM
- the LOC131302706 gene encoding probable polyamine oxidase 4 isoform X4, with the translated sequence MILFRLHGVCNENPLAPLIRSLGLTLYRTSGDNSVLYDHDLQSYALFDMDGGQVPQQMVIEVGDVFVRILKETEKVRDEHPDDMSVLQAMSIVLDRHPELRQEGLAHKVLQWYICRMEAWFAVDADMISLKTWDQEHVLSGGHGLMVQGYHPVIKALAKDIDIRLNHRITKISYGRSKAMVTVEDGRHFIADAVISTLPLGILKAKLIDFEPKLPAWKLSAISDLGMGNENKVALRFNDVFWPTVEYLGIAAPTSYACGYFLNLHKATGHPVLVYMAAGRFAYDLEKLSDEAAVNFVMLQLRKMFPQATEPVQHLVSRWGTDPNSLGCYSYDAVGKPEDLYDKLRLPLGNLFFAGEAVSMENQGSVHGAYSSGIMAAENCRRYLLERLGNFKMIRLFSGRDEDLEATVPLQISRM
- the LOC131302706 gene encoding probable polyamine oxidase 4 isoform X2; this translates as MTCLLSCSNYLSSTFASHMERQHGSPPSVIVIGAGISGISAAHILHNASIKVLLLESRDRIGGRIHTDYSFGCPVDMGASWLHGVCNENPLAPLIRSLGLTLYRTSGDNSVLYDHDLQSYALFDMDGGQVPQQMVIEVGDVFVRILKETEKVRDEHPDDMSVLQAMSIVLDRHPELRQEGLAHKVLQWYICRMEAWFAVDADMISLKTWDQEHVLSGGHGLMVQGYHPVIKALAKDIDIRLNHRITKISYGRSKAMVTVEDGRHFIADAVISTLPLGILKAKLIDFEPKLPAWKLSAISDLGMGNENKVALRFNDVFWPTVEYLGIAAPTSYACGYFLNLHKATGHPVLVYMAAGRFAYDLEKLSDEAAVNFVMLQLRKMFPQATEPVQHLVSRWGTDPNSLGCYSYDAVGKPEDLYDKLRLPLGNLFFAGEAVSMENQGSVHGAYSSGIMAAENCRRYLLERLGNFKMIRLFSGRDEDLEATVPLQISRM
- the LOC131302706 gene encoding probable polyamine oxidase 4 isoform X1; protein product: MEFKDSTADKFLDGTFASHMERQHGSPPSVIVIGAGISGISAAHILHNASIKVLLLESRDRIGGRIHTDYSFGCPVDMGASWLHGVCNENPLAPLIRSLGLTLYRTSGDNSVLYDHDLQSYALFDMDGGQVPQQMVIEVGDVFVRILKETEKVRDEHPDDMSVLQAMSIVLDRHPELRQEGLAHKVLQWYICRMEAWFAVDADMISLKTWDQEHVLSGGHGLMVQGYHPVIKALAKDIDIRLNHRITKISYGRSKAMVTVEDGRHFIADAVISTLPLGILKAKLIDFEPKLPAWKLSAISDLGMGNENKVALRFNDVFWPTVEYLGIAAPTSYACGYFLNLHKATGHPVLVYMAAGRFAYDLEKLSDEAAVNFVMLQLRKMFPQATEPVQHLVSRWGTDPNSLGCYSYDAVGKPEDLYDKLRLPLGNLFFAGEAVSMENQGSVHGAYSSGIMAAENCRRYLLERLGNFKMIRLFSGRDEDLEATVPLQISRM